The Leptolyngbya sp. SIO1E4 genome includes a window with the following:
- a CDS encoding DUF2949 domain-containing protein: MSEQTTLVAFLSKELGVPTEAIALGLKKSASMPNLLPMVLWQYGVVTLHQLNQIFDWLETSAG, from the coding sequence ATGAGCGAGCAAACTACACTGGTTGCCTTTCTGTCAAAGGAGTTGGGAGTTCCGACAGAGGCGATCGCCCTAGGTTTGAAGAAGTCAGCATCGATGCCCAACCTCTTACCGATGGTGCTTTGGCAGTATGGGGTTGTGACCCTCCATCAGCTCAACCAGATTTTTGATTGGCTGGAGACGAGCGCTGGCTAG